CAAacgtcgggttcgggtcgggtcaaggccgggtcacgggtcgcataggacggcccgcgcccgacccgtacctatcaccgggtcgggtcgggttggcccgtgcaccctgcgcgggcgtgtcgggtcgggtttttttcgggttgggtcgggttttttggcctttgggtcgggtttttcgggttgggtcgggttttgggtcaaaaatcacggcccgtgcccggcccgttgattgttgcgggtcaaaaaatacggcccgcgcccacccgccacgtagctcgggtcgggtttttttcgggcgggttgggtcgggttgttcgggtcgggtgacCCATGCCCAGATCTAAGTGCAcctgccgccggttcatccggcggtacctTCATTCCGCCGGTTGAACTGGCGGCGGGAtgacatttttgcaaaaaaaaaatcgacatatatttttgacaaatcggaaataaaataatataaaaattaaaaaaaatctacaaCATTCCCAGCAGCCCACTCCCCGCTGATGAAGACGTCCGCTGCGGCCCACCGGCGGGCTTGCCGGTGCGTGAGGGTACCGTTACGGTTGCCGCGTCGCGCTCACCGTATGTGTGTGGATAAGGGCTTGCACAggccttctgctgctcaaaAGGTTGGGGAAAAAAGGTCACCACAATTTTGAAAACAACAAAGAGGTTGGATGATGATTGATCGGGACCTCAATCAAGTGGGAATCCATGTGGCTGGTGTTCGGCCAATTGTCACCCGATTCCTCGCATAATCACACTTTCCCTTTTGGTGCACGCGTCGCAAATAATTAATTTCAATGACGACTTCTCTTGGCAGATTGTAAAAGTTTAATCCCATGCCAAATAAGTTGCTACCCCTCAACCCTCATCAAATGCTAAATTAGTGGATGTTGCTCCGTCCACCAGAAACTGTCGCCTAATAAAGTCTCTTAATACCCAAAATAACGTAACGAACCGGTATAACCAGCGAAAGAGAGAAAGTTCCATCACTGAAGAGAGAGAAGTGGCATGCATGTACAATTACATTACACAAATACACAATAAATAAGATCACAAGCATTCATCAGAACAGAGCGAACCCTTTCTGTTTATTCCTTTGTACATCAAGCTCCCACGAGCAATTCATCAATCATCACTATGCACGGTACATGTACGCACAACTTCAAACTCGAATCACATATTTTGTGTAACACGCACACTGTACAAACACTACCTCCGAATCGCTACACGCAACGTACGCGAAGCCCTACGCTACGAATACTCTTCACAAGACAATACTGTAATGTTCTGATCCACTACTAGTCCAGCGAGGCCAACGGGTTGAGCCTGCCTGTAATCGCGGCGGCTCCTCTAATTGCTAGTTTGCTAGAAGCCCGTGCGCACCCGCAGCACCGACGCGTCGGCCTCCTGATCGACGACTCCGTCCCGCGGTGGTCAGGCGGTGCCGTCGACGCGAGCCTTGGTGACGCCGGCGCAAGCGTCGACGAAGTCGCCGTCGATGAAGTCGGTGGAGAAGACCTGCAGCTTGTCGCCGAGGCCCTTGGCGAAGGCCTCGGCGATGAAGAGGCGCGCGTAGCCGTGGATGCGCTTGGTGACCGGCCACACGCACAGCACGGGGTTGTCGGCCTTGGGCGTCACCGTGTTCTCCACCCGGTAGAAGAAGCGCCGGTCCGCCACCGGCGGCTGCTGCCCCAGGAACTTGAGGTTGCTCTCGAACTTGGTCTCCGGCAGGTCCGTGTCGATCCAGTTGTCCTTGAGGTAGCCCGCGCTCCACAGCGGGGCCCCGGGCTTGGGCGCCGGCGACTTGCGGGGCTTCCACACGCAGATCacccgccgcgggagcagctCCGCGATGGTCTTGTGGAACACCGCCTCGTCCTGCGGGATCAGGTGCTCCTCGCCGAGCTTGTCGACCAGGAACTTGTCGAACTCGGGCGGGTCCTCGTGCCCGAACTCGGTGCGCACCTCGAGGATGACCACCTCCGACTCGGTCTCGCCCAGGAAGCGCCGCACGTCGTCGAGCACGACGTCGACGGGGTACGTGGCCAGGATGCCGTGGCAGACGCGGCGCTCCTCCTGGACGCGCACGTCGATGACGCGCGTGCCCATGGccagctgctcgcacacggacATGGACTGGCACTGCGCGAAGGGGCGGGTCACCAGCGGGACGCCGATCTTGTTGGTGGCCGAGTCGTGCGTGCCGGGCCACACCACCTGGTGCACGCGCACCCGGTCCGCGCCCAGCTCCGCCATCCACCGCTTCCGGTCCGCCGGACGGTGCTCCGACCCCGGGAACGCATCGCCGGACGCCGACAGCCGCGTGGACAGCGCCTGCTTCTCGCTGGTGACCAGCTTCCGCCGGTCGACCTGCTTCGAGAAGAAGGCGCCCATGGCCTCCAGCGGGTTGGTGCCGTTCTTGCCAGCGCTGCTGCTATTGGAGGCGGCCATTATAAATATAGGATCCTCGCTGCCTCCAGCTCTGACCTAGACGACGACGTCGCTGTAAGCTGCAGCTGCAGATCGATTGATGATTGATAGCAGCTAGCAAGGCAAATAGGGAAGAAAATATCAGCACGCGGCGGGATTAGACAACAAGTGGCGATGGCTTATTTGTAGCGGGGGCCTTGGCTGATCGAGCCCGATGAGGAacgcggggagggaagcgatGCGTGTGTTCTTGCGAGCTCCGCTGCTGTTTCCTCAAAGCTTTCGGTTTCGTTGGATGGTCCGATTGGCGTTAGGTGCGGGTATGGTGCTGGTGGCAGGACGGCCGTCGGCCGAGATTTTTTTGCTGGTGTTTTATATGGCGAGATGGTGACGGAATCGTCGAATCGGGGCCACAGGGAAAAGGATGGGCGCATCTTTTATTACTGAAACCGCGTCGCGGTCCTGGGCAGTGAGGCCGGCCACGTCAGCACGGAGAACATCGGCCGTCGGAACGCGATCCGACGGTCAGAAATAGATAGTGACgtaaattttgtaaaaaaaacccGAGCTTTGTTAAAATAAACACAGAGTCCATCAATTTAATGGAAAACCCATCGGACTTCGTGGAGCCTTACtttaaaaaaaaaccctgaaTTTTTAGTAATCGTGCCATACTCtgtgaattttgtaaaaaaacccAGACTTCGTTAAAATGATTAtgaagtccatcaattttatgaaaaaccccttgaacttttcagtaatcgaccggtactccgtcgacgccaaatttaccaaataaccccCGCAGTCTACCAATTTTACGAAAATCCCCCCGGACTTTTTGCAGTTCAAATTCTTAAAATAAAACTGAACTGGAGGGCATATTTCTGCGCGTCAACGCCGCTCAATGTTCTAATTTGTCATTGGATCTGAATGGTGCCTGCACGTTGCGAATCGGGTTTGTGGGGGCTCGCGCGACGATTAGAATTTCCAAAAACAAGATTGCTGATGAGATTTGGTTGTAGTTGGGCTCGTTTGGAATGTACTACGCGGCTCTGAGCCCTTCTAGCATAAAACAGCTGTACTTTTCGTTTTACGTACATGCCGTTTTTGTTGCCAGACCCCGGCGAGTTATTTCTGGAGCCCACTGTGctggctcgtcgtcgtcgcatACTCATCTGCATGAATAATCACCAACTGCGTCAGTGGTATGGGTGGCAGTAACGAATCCAGAATCAGAAAATGATTTGGTTCATTGTACATGTTACTTTATTCACTCTGTTCGGcggccagctccagctccagcccaacaatattttcctctcacaccactccagacACTAGCTCCAGCTCCAGACAGCTCAACAGtattttttctctcacaccattccagctccagcctgccgaacgcagtgattATGTATTACTATGGTTTATGACTTTTTAGTAGGATcacactttttttttccaaaatacGCAATATTCTCCGTTAATTAGCCACTGGATCAGTGAGATCATGATTAAGCACCCAGGTTACATAGTTTGGAGGGGAACCAATAACGTGGTGGACTTGTCATAGACGGAGGGCACGCCCTGTGATTGGTGATCTGCGGGGAGGTGAATTTTTCCAGGTTGCTGGAATAATTTGTGGGGCAAGTGCCGGAGATGGAAAAGTCACCGATCAGGGGTGGTACGATGGCCATGTGATCCATCGGCAGACATGCTGGATACTGGGTAGTGGGTAGACCAGCAGTAACCCGATAGCCTCATCGCGTGCGTACTTTACCCAAAAGGGTATCTCGGGCATGCGCGCACGATTCGTTCCAAACTTCGCATAGACAGCACAGGCAGGCAGCCTCACAGGCAGATACTGCCTGCCCCCTGTAGGCGACGGGAACCTTTCAATGCGAGCTAGACGCCGATATTACGATGCGGCGCGACACTAATAACACCACGTCAGGCGTTCGCACGATCCTTGTCCAGCATGGGCCACGAGTGCGAGTGTCTGATTTAGAGCGACACGGCGTGCTGTGTTTCAAGGCAAAAATCTAGCCGCATCCCTGAATATATCTTCTCTTCTCAAAATATGGCCTTTGCTCGGAGCACTTGCAGAGCTAATGTAGGGGAAATTCGGACGAGCAAGatgatgcccccccccccccccccccccccccccatcttTCTTAGGTGCGGCGTACTGGAGTACTGGAGTACTGGAGTGGCTTTCAAGTCGACCGGAGCTCAGCTTCCTGCTTCCAATCATTTGACTTGCGCAGGTTCAGATCACAGCCTGTGCTCCGCGTTCAACTGCTCCCACGAGATACACATTGGACGTACTTATCCGTCAATCATTCAATGGTAGCTTGTTACTCGGGGTTACACTGTTTAGAGTGATCAAGTTCATCATGCTTCGCATGGGCTCGGCAATTCAAAAAGTACTAAAAAAATCCCAGGAATTTTCGGGCACTGCCTTATCAACGAGGGAAACGGTTTCTTGCCCAGAAAATCCCAGTTACATTTACCTGAATCCAGGTCAACGTAGGCGAAATAACACACAATGAAAATCTCTTATCTCCAACCTAATTCTCCACTTTCTTCGTGTTATTATTCACCTCACATGCTAGTCGACTGAAAAACGTAGAGAGCTGAATTCACTCCAAACGGTTGTTTGAATAGGTAGTATAAAGGACGGTGTCAGATCTTTTTTAATATATGCCCTATCccatcattttttttgaaaaaggaaagaaatcaaACCAAGTATGGCATGACATCTGGTGGAAATAAATAGTTCTGTTTCATGATTAAATATTGGAAAGGGAATGTACCGTCGCCCTCATGGCTCTACTGGCACTTCATTTCTTGAGAGAAATGATTAACAACATGATAAAATACTAGCACGATTTATAGTTTTATAATGCCCACAATGGCTGCCATACGACACATTGCTTACAGAATAAACTTTGTTTGATTTCGTCACCATTCTCCACTAATAGTCAGTAGTCTATTAATAATTTGCATAATTTGGTAGTGAACATAAGCTAACAAACCAGGAGGGTAAAATACGAAGAGAATGGAAGGTCACATTTTGTTAGTGTTGCAAGTTTCCAACAACCAACCAAATACAAGGTTAAAAATTAATATCTGTActtgccggggggggggggtggggtgtTATTGCTGATTAATAGAACAGCTCCTCTCCACAAGCACATAACCACATCATCAGTATGTTGGGACAAAGCGATGTACCAGACTTATAGCAACCAGAATGTCCTGAAAATTGACAGTTAGCAGTTTGCAGAAATGAACAATAAATTGTCTTGAGTCTGACAAAAGTATAGAGTGAGCGTGAATAAATTCTTTCACCTGAAAGGGGGAGAAACGATCACGAACGTTTCCCTTTAGATTTTACAGGTGCCCACTGAAAGTGGCCGCAATTCGCTTCTGGATTTGATGCAGGTCCCTTGACAAAATACAACATTTGATGGTCAGTGGAAGATAATAATGTTTAAAAACAATTTATATTGTTCACAGCCTATTTGATTGTTCAACTGATGTAACCATGTCTACTGAATTATGTACCTGAGCACGAGGACAGACATAGAATAATCGGCCAACATTAGGGCCCTTCTTCACGGACCTTGAAATACATGGTTCACGATGGCCTTTGCATCGTGGCAGTGTCATCTTCATCTTTTGCTGTATTCTTTGCCACTCTAATGCTGCAGCATTACACTTGTCTGTTGAAAGTGAACAGGATGATACATTTGTTTTATCCTGATCTTCGGCGCCTGAAGTTGTGCACTGCATGCTTTCTGGCAGACTATCATCATTTGGAACACATATTTGATTCATACAATGTATTGTTTCCACTGGAGTAACTAAGGTGCTGGTACTGACATTTACTGTCTCCGACTTTGGTGGTTGAAAAAATGACTTGATTGTTGGTTGAGAGGATAAGTTGCATTTAATCTTCTTGTTTGGCACACCCTTGGTGCCAGATGGTGATTTTTTCTGGCTGTTACGGGAGATGCCACTCAAACCTTCATTTCTCCATTGATCAAGACCTCCCCCCTTACACATCAAACTAGGAAGGTTACCACCTTTTGCAGCTGCCAGTCCGTCCTTAGCTATAGTTTTATTTTCCAAGTCATCACTACAATAGCTATCATTTACTGTATCCTCTGACAGAACCAAACAACCAGCATCCTGCAGCTCATAAGTTTTCCCTTTATTGAAGAATGACACTGCAGATTGTGACGACAGAAGTGGTCAGTATTATGCACAGCATACTTTAACTAGCACTCCTTCACGCAAAAGTGCACCCAAGTATAATTTTGGAGTAGGTGGTTTATACGACCAGAGACTTCCCTTACCATATTACAAACTATGATGAACTCAAACTGAATATTCAAAGAACAGCCCAACAACACCAATTGTATTGCAGAGCAAAACATGCTACAGagttctttttcttaactgaggCAAGCAGAGTGCTAGCATTTTGTTTAGAAAAAGGAAATGTTCCGGTCGGCATATATCACAGAGATCAACAATGAACATCAGGAAATGTGAAAGGTAATCTGCAAATATCAGTCTTCTATTAACATAGTTAACGTATGTGTAAGAAAGCAAAGTCCTCAAGCAAGTTATGATTTCCTTTAAATGAAAGTGATGAAGTAAGAGAAGTTGCTTTAACCAGAAGCTCGATGAAAAGAAATATGCATATCCTGATATGTATGCACATTAGAATAAGATGAAAGGAATATTCACATATAAGTTATGTGACACAGAACAGTTCCATGAACAACTTCAGCTAATTTATCGGTAGACACCACCTACAACCTGGTTGTAGTACATCAACTGAAAGGTACACAAAAGCTAGTAACAATAAAAATCTTACAGAACATTAAAATTCACTCACCAATACTCTGTTGCCGTCCACGAACCTCTGGAAGATATCTTGCAGCTGTTGGTGGGATATTATGAGCTGGAAGTTCAGGAATTTTTTTCAGCAAAATATAAACTGGAATATGATCAGATCCTTCTAGCTTACTACTTCTTCCCCCTTTCCACCTGTAGACAATGGATAGAGTAAATCATTCTAATTAACACCGCAAATCATGTACATTATCCACTTTTCTCACACAGAAGAATTGATTTCCACTATTCTTTACTTTGAAAAATTTTCAGAATTCCCTCTTTTGAAATGATTCATTATCTCACATTCTTCTACATGGCAACAGATAATGCTATTATCCTCCGCAGAATCGCAATGATGGAGACAGGCACCGGAAATGAGAATGTGGTCTATTCTAGAACCGTAATTATATTCTTCAGCACCAATTTTTTGATTAAAACAAGTATATGCTCCTTCCCTGCATAAACGAAATACAACAAAGTTAGAGAAGCTAAGTAAAGGTTAGATGCTAACTTTGCATGAGGAGTCTGTCATAGATTTATATGTCAACCATGGAGAAGAAAAATAGACTAAACTAAAATCTCATTGTTGCAAAGGGGGATCAAATTTAGATCAGTGTGACGGTGTCAGTTTTTCAATgaattatatataaaaaaatccccggaaacaatcccaaatgctgaATATGAGCAACTAGTAATAACAAATCAAGAGCACAAGTGGTTGGAGTTGCACAGTAGCAAGTTATGTAAACGTGAATGACTTATGGGGGGCACTCCAATACCTTTCAGGGTGTTTGGATCGAAAAGCATCAAAAAAGGGACCTCCATGTTCTCTCAGCATGGATCTCAGCCATTCTCGGAACCTTAAGGAAACGGATAATAAAATACTATTGTTA
This portion of the Panicum virgatum strain AP13 chromosome 2N, P.virgatum_v5, whole genome shotgun sequence genome encodes:
- the LOC120658167 gene encoding uncharacterized protein LOC120658167; amino-acid sequence: MAASNSSSAGKNGTNPLEAMGAFFSKQVDRRKLVTSEKQALSTRLSASGDAFPGSEHRPADRKRWMAELGADRVRVHQVVWPGTHDSATNKIGVPLVTRPFAQCQSMSVCEQLAMGTRVIDVRVQEERRVCHGILATYPVDVVLDDVRRFLGETESEVVILEVRTEFGHEDPPEFDKFLVDKLGEEHLIPQDEAVFHKTIAELLPRRVICVWKPRKSPAPKPGAPLWSAGYLKDNWIDTDLPETKFESNLKFLGQQPPVADRRFFYRVENTVTPKADNPVLCVWPVTKRIHGYARLFIAEAFAKGLGDKLQVFSTDFIDGDFVDACAGVTKARVDGTA
- the LOC120658168 gene encoding DNA-(apurinic or apyrimidinic site) endonuclease 2-like, giving the protein MVKIVTYNVNGLRPRVAQHGSLRRLLDALDADIICFQETKLSRQDLSADVIMAEGYEAFVSCNRSAKGRGAYSGVATFCRVTSAFSSQEVALPVAAEEGFTGLQDYAKNSEIVGDFVIATPVAEEGLGEITREDLLRVDNEGRCIITDHGHFVLFNIYGPAVEEGDKERVHFKLLFYKILQKRWEHLLALGKRVFVVGDLNIAPASIDRCDAPPGFEKQMFREWLRSMLREHGGPFFDAFRSKHPEREGAYTCFNQKIGAEEYNYGSRIDHILISGACLHHCDSAEDNSIICCHVEECEIMNHFKRGNSENFSKWKGGRSSKLEGSDHIPVYILLKKIPELPAHNIPPTAARYLPEVRGRQQSIVSFFNKGKTYELQDAGCLVLSEDTVNDSYCSDDLENKTIAKDGLAAAKGGNLPSLMCKGGGLDQWRNEGLSGISRNSQKKSPSGTKGVPNKKIKCNLSSQPTIKSFFQPPKSETVNVSTSTLVTPVETIHCMNQICVPNDDSLPESMQCTTSGAEDQDKTNVSSCSLSTDKCNAAALEWQRIQQKMKMTLPRCKGHREPCISRSVKKGPNVGRLFYVCPRAQGPASNPEANCGHFQWAPVKSKGKRS